From the genome of Pseudomonas yamanorum, one region includes:
- a CDS encoding vWA domain-containing protein: MEFNLSDFHFLRPAWLLPGLLGLLLPLLWRRSKDLQRRMRGNIAPHLLPHLLLTPTDPHRLRPVHLVSALLVLGALASAGPTWEQDRPDFLENRAPLIIALDLSPSMDTADVPPTRLQAAKHKLQDLVQRRQGARTALMVYAGSAHLVLPPTDDPALLDSFIQALATDLISKPGRDVAGVIDQSKRLLTAENASGSLLLITDGVDLAQLPQLKQHLADSPLQVLVLAVGVNFDAGALKQLASATDAPLGSLTLNDDDLDWVELHAQQHFQNADEQQRNLQWKDAGYWLCWPLLLLAFFSVRRGWSLNWVAVLVLGVFLQPAPVEANALTDAFFTRDQQGRWAFEHHHYPAAAGLFVDPYWKGIAAYNAADYDLALATFAQLDTAQTAFYRGNIHVRRFKFDDAIAAYQQALQQQPQFPEASANLALALALKKDTENASDNAPEVKPDAVKFDKAAGKGKSKAIQTEQASNDALWLQNLTTSPANFLRRKFSLQDQGAQP; this comes from the coding sequence ATGGAGTTCAACCTCAGTGACTTCCATTTCCTGCGCCCGGCCTGGCTGCTGCCGGGTTTGCTTGGCCTATTGCTGCCGCTGTTGTGGCGCCGCAGCAAGGACCTGCAACGACGGATGCGGGGCAATATTGCCCCGCATCTGTTGCCGCATCTGCTGCTGACTCCGACGGACCCCCATCGCCTGCGGCCGGTGCATCTGGTCAGCGCCTTGCTGGTTCTCGGCGCACTGGCCAGTGCCGGGCCCACCTGGGAACAGGATCGCCCCGACTTCCTGGAGAACCGCGCGCCGCTGATCATCGCCCTCGACCTGTCACCATCAATGGACACCGCTGACGTGCCGCCAACCCGCCTGCAAGCCGCCAAGCACAAGTTGCAAGACCTGGTGCAGCGTCGCCAAGGCGCGCGCACCGCGTTGATGGTGTATGCCGGCAGCGCGCATCTGGTATTGCCGCCGACGGACGACCCGGCATTGCTCGACAGTTTTATCCAGGCCCTGGCCACCGACCTGATCAGCAAGCCCGGGCGGGATGTCGCCGGGGTGATCGACCAGTCCAAGCGTTTGCTTACGGCGGAAAACGCCTCTGGTAGCCTGTTGCTGATCACTGACGGCGTCGATCTCGCGCAGTTGCCGCAGCTCAAGCAACACTTGGCGGACAGCCCGCTACAGGTGCTGGTACTGGCGGTCGGCGTGAACTTCGATGCCGGCGCCTTGAAGCAACTCGCTTCGGCCACCGACGCGCCGCTGGGCAGCCTGACCCTCAACGATGATGACCTGGACTGGGTTGAACTCCATGCCCAACAGCACTTCCAGAACGCCGACGAACAACAGCGCAACCTGCAATGGAAAGATGCCGGTTACTGGCTGTGCTGGCCGCTGCTGCTGTTGGCGTTTTTCAGTGTACGCCGGGGCTGGAGCCTGAACTGGGTGGCGGTGCTGGTGCTGGGGGTATTCCTGCAACCCGCGCCTGTCGAAGCCAACGCGCTGACCGACGCGTTCTTCACCCGCGACCAACAAGGCCGCTGGGCCTTCGAACACCATCACTACCCCGCCGCTGCAGGGCTGTTTGTCGACCCCTATTGGAAAGGCATTGCCGCGTACAACGCTGCCGACTACGACCTGGCCCTGGCGACCTTTGCCCAACTCGACACCGCACAGACCGCGTTCTACCGCGGCAATATCCACGTGCGTCGCTTCAAGTTCGACGATGCCATTGCCGCCTACCAGCAGGCGTTGCAACAACAGCCGCAGTTTCCCGAAGCCAGCGCCAACCTGGCCCTGGCTCTGGCGCTGAAGAAAGACACTGAAAACGCCTCGGACAATGCCCCCGAGGTGAAGCCCGACGCGGTCAAGTTCGACAAGGCGGCCGGCAAGGGCAAGAGCAAGGCAATCCAGACAGAACAGGCAAGCAACGATGCGTTGTGGTTGCAGAACCTGACGACGTCCCCCGCGAACTTCTTGCGCCGCAAGTTCAGCCTTCAAGACCAGGGAGCCCAGCCATGA
- a CDS encoding BatD family protein, producing the protein MNRLCWLLLLIAGPLWAAEPQLRVQAQLVPGSNVVVGEQVQLQVDVLTDTWFTAAAGLPPLQLPGARVQAPGSESEHVNQVIEGKTFYGMRYRYRITPSLAQTFNIPALTVQAQPGQASAPLSAQTAPLSFQAAQPPGFEPGETVLVADGLRLTQTVTTTPLKVGDTLTRTVILQADNTPGLSLPPPDQAQVKGLRRYPQSPVIGNLDDGRGNISGGQRIDRQVYRVEQAGRYPLPAISVKWWDSRNHRLQVTRVPEVTVEAQAASAYSPTFSIAEDLKQLGQHSRWQLSRQGVAWGAALVLWVLAAYLAHGLWPRVPPLWRRGCGALRWRFRRLRLLPLNPRREKDFP; encoded by the coding sequence ATGAACCGGCTCTGCTGGCTGTTGCTGCTGATCGCCGGCCCGTTGTGGGCGGCCGAACCGCAACTGCGAGTGCAGGCGCAACTGGTGCCCGGTAGTAACGTGGTGGTGGGCGAGCAAGTGCAATTGCAGGTCGATGTGTTGACCGACACCTGGTTCACCGCGGCCGCCGGCCTGCCGCCGCTGCAACTGCCCGGCGCGCGGGTGCAGGCGCCGGGCAGTGAGTCCGAGCATGTGAACCAGGTGATCGAGGGCAAGACCTTCTATGGCATGCGTTACCGCTATCGCATCACCCCTTCCTTGGCTCAGACGTTCAACATTCCGGCCCTGACGGTGCAGGCCCAGCCCGGCCAGGCGAGCGCGCCGTTGAGTGCGCAAACTGCACCGTTGTCCTTCCAGGCCGCCCAGCCGCCGGGTTTCGAACCCGGGGAAACCGTGTTGGTGGCTGACGGGCTACGCCTGACCCAAACGGTCACCACCACACCGCTCAAGGTCGGCGACACCCTCACCCGCACGGTCATCCTGCAAGCCGACAACACCCCCGGCCTGTCACTGCCGCCACCTGACCAGGCCCAGGTAAAAGGCCTGCGTCGCTACCCGCAGTCGCCGGTCATCGGCAACCTGGATGATGGCCGCGGCAACATCAGCGGCGGCCAACGCATCGACCGGCAGGTGTACCGCGTCGAGCAAGCCGGTCGCTACCCGCTGCCCGCCATCAGCGTGAAATGGTGGGACAGCCGCAACCATCGGCTGCAAGTGACGCGCGTGCCGGAAGTCACCGTCGAGGCGCAGGCAGCAAGCGCCTACAGCCCGACATTTTCCATCGCCGAGGACCTCAAGCAACTCGGCCAGCACAGCCGCTGGCAACTATCACGGCAGGGCGTGGCCTGGGGCGCTGCCTTGGTGTTGTGGGTACTGGCCGCGTACCTCGCGCACGGCCTATGGCCACGAGTTCCGCCTCTGTGGCGACGCGGCTGCGGTGCGTTGCGCTGGCGGTTTCGTCGGCTACGCTTGCTACCACTGAACCCCCGTCGCGAAAAGGATTTCCCATGA
- a CDS encoding DUF4381 domain-containing protein, translated as MNANVPSIEQLKELGLPAPVSYWPQTWGWWVMLGLLAIALLVLGVRAWLRWRRNAYRREALARLNVIEDLRELPELLKRVALSMPLAPEEHQRVPTLSGADWQAFLLRHGGMAVQEDFSRQLASLAYGSADISSAQREQLLAQCKTWVEHHHVAT; from the coding sequence ATGAACGCCAATGTGCCGAGCATCGAACAACTCAAGGAGCTAGGCCTGCCGGCGCCGGTCAGCTACTGGCCGCAGACCTGGGGCTGGTGGGTGATGCTCGGTTTGCTGGCGATTGCCCTGCTGGTGCTGGGCGTCCGCGCCTGGTTGCGCTGGCGCCGCAATGCCTATCGCCGCGAAGCATTGGCGCGCCTCAACGTGATCGAAGACTTGCGGGAGCTGCCGGAACTGCTCAAGCGCGTGGCCCTGTCGATGCCCCTCGCGCCGGAGGAACACCAACGCGTGCCGACCCTGAGCGGGGCCGACTGGCAGGCGTTCCTGCTGCGTCATGGCGGCATGGCGGTGCAGGAGGATTTCAGCCGTCAACTGGCGAGCCTGGCGTATGGATCAGCCGATATTTCCAGCGCGCAACGCGAACAGCTGTTGGCCCAGTGCAAAACCTGGGTGGAGCATCACCATGTGGCAACTTGA
- a CDS encoding DUF2092 domain-containing protein, whose translation MSRILLARLVLTGVLLTSHTVLADELEPKALTALEQMGGYLRSLQQFRIDAHSHTDQVLDNGQTIEFSHQTRLAAMQPDKLQVSVESDGSRRSLFYNGKSFTLYDSRSGYFANQAAPANIGGLLDQLSERYGIELPLADLFRWNPGTAKEVGISNAVLIGSETIDGQTCTHYAYRQPDIDWQLWVRQGSQPLPCRLVISRRDTAEHPRHSVNYLWQLNSPPKPADFEFTPPAGARAVPLQQLEPQGEQP comes from the coding sequence ATGTCCCGTATTCTTCTTGCGCGTTTAGTGCTCACCGGTGTGCTGCTCACCTCTCACACCGTTTTGGCCGACGAGCTGGAACCCAAGGCCCTCACTGCCCTGGAGCAGATGGGGGGCTACTTGCGCAGCCTGCAGCAGTTTCGCATCGATGCCCACAGCCATACCGACCAGGTGTTGGATAACGGCCAGACCATCGAATTCAGCCATCAAACGCGCCTTGCGGCCATGCAGCCGGACAAGCTGCAAGTCTCGGTGGAAAGCGACGGCTCGCGCCGCAGCCTGTTCTACAACGGTAAAAGTTTCACCCTGTACGACAGCCGCAGCGGCTACTTCGCCAACCAGGCGGCGCCAGCGAATATCGGTGGCTTGCTCGATCAGTTGAGCGAACGCTACGGCATCGAACTGCCCCTGGCCGACCTGTTCCGCTGGAACCCCGGCACCGCCAAGGAGGTGGGCATCAGCAATGCCGTGCTGATCGGCAGTGAAACCATCGACGGCCAGACCTGCACCCATTACGCCTACCGCCAGCCGGATATCGACTGGCAACTGTGGGTTCGCCAAGGCTCGCAGCCACTGCCCTGCCGGCTGGTGATCAGCCGCCGGGACACCGCCGAACACCCAAGGCACAGCGTCAATTACCTGTGGCAACTCAACAGCCCGCCCAAACCTGCCGACTTTGAGTTCACTCCTCCGGCCGGCGCCCGTGCAGTGCCCCTGCAACAGTTGGAGCCTCAGGGAGAACAGCCATGA
- a CDS encoding vWA domain-containing protein, with amino-acid sequence MWQLDYPWLLLLLPLPWLAYRYLPEYREARSAVRVPFFASLSRAVGQTPAASGIRSNRLQLLLNLLVWALLVLAIARPVWIEKPIERQQPVRDLMLAIDISQSMETQDFTDANGQKINRLAAVKQVVHGFIQRRKDDRIGLILFGSGAYPQAPLTLDHTSLSLLLDDSGIGMAGPNTAIGDAIGLSLKLLDQAHEQEKVLILLTDGNDTSSAIPPDHAASMAAAKGVVIHTIGIGDPGASGESKVNLSALQQIAETTGGRYFRAENRDTLDQVYATLDQITPHQVKTLSHQPKRDLFWIPLAAAIGLLALYHLIAALWPHPGLRHREVRDGVQPQ; translated from the coding sequence ATGTGGCAACTTGATTATCCCTGGCTGCTGCTTCTCCTGCCGTTGCCGTGGCTCGCCTACCGTTACCTGCCGGAATACCGTGAAGCCCGCAGCGCCGTACGCGTGCCGTTTTTCGCCAGCCTCAGCCGGGCCGTGGGCCAGACGCCGGCCGCCAGCGGTATTCGCAGCAACCGCCTGCAACTGCTGCTCAACCTGCTGGTGTGGGCGCTGCTGGTGCTGGCCATTGCCCGCCCGGTGTGGATCGAAAAACCCATCGAACGCCAACAGCCGGTGCGAGACCTGATGCTGGCCATCGACATCTCGCAGTCCATGGAAACCCAGGACTTTACCGACGCCAACGGCCAGAAGATCAACCGCCTGGCCGCCGTCAAACAGGTGGTGCATGGCTTTATCCAGCGCCGCAAGGACGACCGTATCGGCCTGATCCTGTTTGGCAGCGGCGCCTATCCCCAGGCGCCATTGACCCTGGACCACACCAGCCTGTCGCTGCTGCTGGATGACAGCGGCATCGGCATGGCCGGGCCCAACACCGCAATTGGCGATGCCATTGGCCTGAGCCTGAAGCTGCTGGACCAGGCTCATGAACAAGAGAAGGTGCTGATACTGCTCACCGACGGCAACGACACCAGCAGCGCGATTCCGCCCGACCATGCGGCGTCCATGGCAGCGGCCAAGGGCGTGGTGATTCATACCATCGGCATTGGCGATCCGGGCGCTTCAGGTGAGTCAAAGGTCAACCTGAGCGCGCTGCAACAGATTGCTGAAACCACCGGCGGACGGTATTTCCGGGCGGAGAACCGCGACACCCTGGACCAGGTCTACGCCACCCTCGACCAGATCACCCCCCACCAGGTGAAAACCCTGAGCCACCAGCCCAAGCGTGATCTGTTCTGGATACCACTGGCGGCCGCCATCGGCCTGCTCGCGCTGTATCACCTGATCGCCGCGTTGTGGCCGCATCCGGGGCTGCGCCATCGGGAGGTCCGCGATGGAGTTCAACCTCAGTGA
- a CDS encoding DUF1254 domain-containing protein: MIRTPTRLLLASLSIFMSTGAWADFTATPSEARAIAKEAYLYGFPVVEMYKTLYTQAVDKTGPNFKAPFNHIGNTAQVFTPKDTAFVTPNSDTPYSFVWLDLRAEPVVLTLPKIEDNRYYSVQLIDLYTQNFGYLGTRSTGNNGGHYMIAGPDWKGQQPTNIDRVVYSESNIAYALYRTQLFDDKDLAKVKQIQSGYKVQTLSNYVNQPKPIKPPKIAWPKPTPNMSDSVHLFRYLNFMLGYAAPQDSEKELLARFAKIGVEAGKPFDLKALTVEQRKALEDGIADGKAEFAAFKKDKVDTHQVSSGDLFGSRDHLQNNYLYRYAGANMGIFGNSTDEAAYMSYFIDSDGKPANGARHSYTLHFAKDQLPPADAFWSLTMYDAKTKLLVPNLKKRYLLNSRMLPNFKLDADGGLTLLVAHHEPPKAEQSNWLPAPPGPFYAVLRIYLPKPEVGNGQWKLPPLTPIK, encoded by the coding sequence ATGATTCGAACTCCGACGCGCCTGCTGTTGGCGAGCCTCTCGATTTTCATGAGTACCGGCGCCTGGGCCGATTTCACCGCCACGCCGAGTGAAGCCCGGGCCATCGCCAAGGAAGCCTACCTCTATGGCTTCCCGGTGGTGGAAATGTATAAGACCCTCTACACCCAGGCCGTCGACAAGACCGGGCCTAACTTCAAGGCGCCGTTCAACCATATCGGCAACACTGCGCAAGTGTTCACGCCCAAGGACACTGCGTTCGTTACACCGAATTCGGACACACCCTACTCCTTCGTCTGGCTGGACCTGCGCGCCGAGCCGGTGGTGCTGACCCTGCCAAAGATCGAAGACAACCGCTATTACTCGGTGCAGTTGATCGACCTCTACACCCAGAACTTCGGCTACCTGGGCACCCGCAGCACTGGCAACAACGGCGGCCATTACATGATCGCCGGCCCTGACTGGAAAGGTCAGCAGCCGACCAATATCGACCGCGTGGTGTACAGCGAAAGCAACATCGCCTACGCGCTGTACCGCACGCAACTGTTCGATGACAAGGACCTCGCCAAGGTCAAGCAGATCCAGAGCGGCTACAAGGTCCAGACCCTCAGCAACTACGTGAACCAGCCGAAACCGATCAAGCCGCCGAAAATCGCCTGGCCCAAGCCCACCCCCAACATGAGCGACAGCGTGCACCTGTTCCGCTACCTGAACTTCATGCTGGGCTATGCAGCGCCTCAGGACAGTGAAAAAGAGCTGCTCGCACGTTTTGCCAAGATCGGCGTCGAGGCCGGCAAACCGTTTGACCTCAAGGCCCTGACGGTTGAACAACGCAAGGCTCTGGAAGACGGGATCGCCGACGGCAAGGCTGAGTTTGCAGCGTTCAAGAAGGACAAGGTCGATACGCACCAGGTATCCAGCGGTGACCTGTTCGGCAGCCGCGATCACCTGCAGAACAATTACCTGTACCGCTACGCCGGCGCCAACATGGGCATCTTCGGCAACTCCACCGATGAAGCGGCCTATATGAGCTACTTCATCGACAGCGACGGCAAGCCCGCCAACGGCGCACGACACAGCTATACCCTGCATTTCGCCAAAGACCAATTGCCACCGGCGGATGCGTTCTGGTCGCTGACCATGTACGACGCCAAGACCAAACTGCTGGTGCCGAACCTGAAGAAGCGCTACCTGCTCAACTCGCGGATGTTGCCCAACTTCAAACTCGACGCCGATGGCGGCCTGACGCTGTTGGTTGCGCACCACGAGCCACCGAAAGCCGAACAAAGCAACTGGCTGCCCGCACCGCCCGGCCCGTTCTACGCCGTATTGCGCATTTACCTGCCCAAGCCTGAAGTGGGTAACGGCCAATGGAAGCTGCCACCGCTCACACCGATCAAATAG
- a CDS encoding AAA family ATPase has translation MTALNDLTALQASIAESVLGQDQVIRQILIGLLANGHLLLESLPGLAKTRTVKALARHLDAKMSRIQFTPDLLPSDITGAEVLHQVDGQNQIRFQPGPLFGNLILADEINRAPAKVQAALLEAMEERQITVAGASHPLPELFIVVATQNPIEQEGTYPLPEAQMDRFLMKVLLDYPSAENESQVLRLLREEEQHAAAATTQGFTLAPEVIFAARKEVSAIQVSPAIDRYLIDLINATRHPADYDADLARWISLGASPRGGIGMDRAARADAWLRGQAFVTPDNVRTVVHPVLRHRLQLSYDAVADSVSADQVLDRLLDKVAIPA, from the coding sequence ATGACAGCGCTCAACGATTTAACCGCCCTGCAAGCCAGCATCGCCGAAAGTGTGCTGGGCCAGGATCAGGTCATCCGCCAGATCCTCATCGGCCTTTTGGCCAACGGTCACTTGCTGCTGGAGAGCTTGCCGGGCCTGGCCAAGACACGCACGGTCAAGGCCCTGGCCCGACACCTGGACGCGAAGATGAGCCGTATCCAGTTCACTCCCGACCTGCTGCCCTCGGACATCACCGGCGCCGAGGTGCTGCACCAGGTGGACGGCCAGAATCAGATCCGCTTCCAGCCAGGCCCCTTGTTCGGCAACCTGATCCTCGCCGATGAAATCAACCGCGCCCCGGCCAAGGTCCAGGCGGCTTTGCTGGAAGCCATGGAAGAACGCCAGATCACCGTGGCCGGCGCCAGCCATCCGCTGCCCGAGTTGTTTATCGTGGTCGCCACCCAGAACCCCATCGAACAGGAAGGCACTTATCCACTGCCGGAAGCACAGATGGACCGGTTCCTGATGAAAGTCCTGCTGGATTACCCCAGCGCCGAAAATGAAAGCCAGGTGCTGCGCCTGTTGCGCGAAGAAGAACAGCACGCCGCCGCAGCAACCACCCAAGGCTTCACCCTCGCCCCCGAGGTGATCTTCGCCGCCCGCAAGGAAGTCAGCGCGATCCAGGTGTCACCCGCTATCGACCGTTACCTGATCGACCTGATCAACGCCACCCGCCATCCCGCCGACTACGATGCCGACCTGGCGCGCTGGATCAGCCTTGGCGCCAGTCCCCGTGGCGGCATCGGCATGGACCGCGCGGCCCGCGCCGATGCCTGGCTGCGGGGCCAGGCCTTTGTGACGCCGGATAACGTGCGCACGGTGGTGCATCCGGTGCTGCGTCACCGCCTGCAATTGAGCTACGACGCGGTGGCCGATAGCGTCAGCGCCGACCAGGTGCTGGACCGCCTGCTGGACAAAGTGGCGATTCCGGCATGA
- a CDS encoding DUF1254 domain-containing protein, with translation MQALLRSAGFSLLALAASAQAQTLDTRIGPITMEGELPAHSEIAKLYGELDFQQATQSFLWALPLVSYAQWQDEFSTKLGARSGDLMVLTTYEDKLGVITANATTPYILGFVDLNETGPLVIELPPGPTAGGIGDFWQRAIIDMGQTGPDQGKGGKYLVLPPGQEPPADAGQYYVAKSETMNVLVGFRVLDPDPAKGKALVEQFKMYPYAQRANPTKTRLLSPGGKPWSGTQPRGMAYWQRLHGIIQKEPVNERDRFYMAMLSSLGIEKDKPFNPNERQRQALEQGAQMGELIAKANAFAKRFPQAQYWKDRQWDTVLNIAEPSQRVTYYDQLWERSAWFYEAVTNTKGMVSKTPGLGQTYLGAYTDNKGQWLDGSKSYTLHVGANPPAKQFWSMTVYDIDSRCLIDNPQRKADLSSRQDLKKNADGSIDLYFGPHAPKDFESNWVQTLPGKHWFSYFRLYAPTEAYFDKSWKLDDIRLIQ, from the coding sequence ATGCAGGCACTGCTTCGTAGCGCCGGTTTCAGCCTGCTGGCCCTCGCCGCCAGCGCACAGGCGCAAACCCTGGATACGCGCATCGGTCCGATCACCATGGAAGGCGAGCTGCCGGCCCACAGCGAAATCGCCAAACTGTATGGCGAGCTGGATTTCCAGCAGGCCACCCAGAGTTTCCTGTGGGCCTTGCCACTGGTGTCCTATGCACAATGGCAGGACGAATTCAGCACCAAGCTCGGCGCCCGCAGTGGCGACCTGATGGTGCTGACCACCTACGAAGACAAGCTCGGCGTGATCACCGCCAACGCCACCACGCCGTACATTCTCGGTTTCGTCGACCTCAACGAAACCGGGCCGCTGGTGATCGAACTGCCGCCCGGCCCCACCGCAGGCGGGATTGGTGACTTCTGGCAACGGGCAATCATCGACATGGGCCAGACCGGCCCTGATCAGGGCAAGGGCGGCAAGTACCTGGTGCTGCCACCCGGCCAGGAGCCACCCGCCGATGCGGGCCAGTACTACGTGGCCAAGTCGGAAACCATGAACGTGCTGGTGGGTTTTCGCGTACTCGACCCCGACCCCGCCAAGGGCAAGGCGCTGGTCGAGCAATTCAAGATGTACCCCTACGCCCAACGTGCCAACCCCACGAAAACCCGCTTGCTGTCACCCGGCGGCAAGCCCTGGTCCGGCACCCAGCCACGGGGCATGGCTTACTGGCAGCGCCTCCACGGGATTATCCAGAAAGAACCGGTTAACGAACGTGACCGTTTCTACATGGCCATGCTGTCCAGCCTGGGCATCGAAAAGGACAAACCGTTCAACCCCAACGAACGTCAGCGCCAGGCCCTTGAACAAGGCGCGCAAATGGGTGAATTGATCGCCAAGGCCAATGCCTTCGCCAAACGCTTCCCCCAGGCCCAGTACTGGAAAGACCGGCAGTGGGACACCGTGCTCAACATCGCCGAGCCGTCCCAGCGCGTTACCTACTATGACCAGCTCTGGGAACGCAGCGCCTGGTTCTATGAAGCGGTCACCAACACCAAAGGCATGGTTTCCAAGACCCCCGGCCTGGGCCAGACCTACCTCGGTGCCTACACCGACAACAAGGGCCAATGGCTCGACGGCAGCAAGTCCTACACCTTGCACGTCGGCGCCAACCCGCCGGCCAAACAGTTCTGGTCGATGACCGTGTATGACATCGACAGCCGCTGCCTGATCGACAACCCACAGCGCAAGGCCGACCTGTCGTCACGCCAGGATTTGAAGAAAAATGCCGACGGTTCGATAGATCTTTACTTCGGACCGCACGCGCCAAAAGACTTCGAGAGCAACTGGGTGCAAACTCTGCCCGGCAAACACTGGTTCAGCTATTTCCGACTGTATGCGCCCACCGAGGCCTACTTCGATAAAAGCTGGAAACTCGACGACATCCGACTGATTCAGTAA
- a CDS encoding DUF58 domain-containing protein, translated as MNADGLVYVSLGQLMALEFQTRGLSFVARQPQGSILAGNHASRLRGRGLNFDELRRYQPGDDLRHLDWRASLRTGKPVIRTFTEERDRPALIVVDQRMSMFFGSVRSFKSAVAAELGALAAWMVFNAGDRVGGLVFNDEHIDSVAPLRSRKRVETLCSRIVRQNAALSAGNPDHEADGQLDKVLQRCLALTGHDHLICIISDFAGAGDRTLQLMRQLSAHNDVVALQVYDPLALNVPDTGHLMVTQGQLQVELAVQKRQVRQPLGDFLGGRLKDVASLLRRSQVPLLMISTALPAVDQLRDELGRRNGARR; from the coding sequence ATGAACGCCGACGGCTTGGTCTACGTGTCCCTGGGGCAGTTGATGGCCCTGGAGTTTCAGACCCGTGGCCTGAGCTTTGTCGCGCGCCAGCCCCAAGGCAGCATCCTCGCCGGCAACCATGCCTCGCGGCTGCGCGGACGCGGCCTGAACTTTGATGAACTGCGCCGCTATCAGCCCGGCGATGATCTACGCCACCTGGACTGGCGCGCCTCTCTGCGCACCGGGAAACCGGTGATCCGTACCTTTACCGAGGAGCGCGACCGCCCCGCGCTGATTGTGGTCGACCAACGCATGTCGATGTTCTTCGGCTCGGTGCGCAGCTTTAAATCCGCTGTTGCCGCCGAGTTGGGCGCGTTGGCCGCGTGGATGGTGTTCAACGCGGGTGACCGGGTGGGCGGGCTGGTGTTCAACGATGAGCACATCGACAGTGTGGCGCCGTTGCGCAGCCGCAAACGCGTCGAAACCTTGTGCAGCCGCATCGTCCGACAGAACGCCGCGTTGAGCGCCGGCAACCCGGACCATGAAGCCGACGGCCAGCTCGACAAGGTGCTGCAACGTTGCCTCGCGCTGACCGGGCATGACCACCTGATCTGCATCATCAGCGACTTCGCCGGGGCCGGTGACCGCACTCTGCAATTGATGCGGCAGCTGTCGGCGCACAACGATGTGGTTGCCCTGCAAGTCTACGACCCGCTGGCGTTGAACGTGCCGGATACCGGGCACCTGATGGTCACCCAGGGCCAATTGCAGGTCGAACTGGCTGTACAGAAACGCCAGGTACGCCAACCCCTGGGGGACTTTCTTGGCGGGCGCCTAAAGGACGTAGCCAGCCTGCTGCGCCGCAGCCAGGTGCCGCTGTTGATGATCAGCACGGCGCTGCCTGCAGTTGACCAACTGCGCGATGAGCTGGGCCGGCGCAATGGAGCGCGGCGATGA
- a CDS encoding transporter, protein MVSRSQLSAFTAATLALMPGIGFADNARDWQNTPTDMNMVFGYYNRVDTNTPIDTTLPINGLSLDADLYLFRYARSFGIDGRNSAIQFIQPYADVSASFDNAQFFSGTKRNGGMGDTQIVFAHNIFGGPALTAEEFASWKPETFLTGALWVTMPTGDYDKDRIINIGSNRWVFKPELGFGTPIGPTWLEINTYVSLFGDNKDYHGDSKLEQKPLYAIEGHYSYTINRALWVSLDATYNRGGESKIDGDWQDNKQENGLLGASLGFMLSPQFGGLIAYNDTVSERTGSPDVNTWTFRLQYVW, encoded by the coding sequence ATGGTTTCACGTAGTCAACTGAGTGCGTTTACCGCTGCCACACTGGCACTGATGCCAGGGATAGGGTTTGCCGACAATGCCAGGGATTGGCAAAACACCCCGACGGATATGAATATGGTGTTCGGCTACTACAACCGGGTCGACACCAACACCCCGATCGACACGACATTGCCAATCAACGGTCTGTCGTTGGATGCCGACCTCTACCTGTTCCGCTACGCCCGTTCATTCGGCATCGACGGGCGCAACAGCGCCATCCAGTTTATCCAGCCTTACGCCGACGTTTCGGCGTCATTCGACAACGCCCAGTTTTTCAGCGGTACCAAGCGCAACGGTGGTATGGGCGACACGCAGATTGTGTTCGCCCATAACATCTTCGGTGGCCCGGCACTGACCGCCGAGGAGTTCGCCAGCTGGAAACCCGAGACGTTCCTCACCGGCGCGCTGTGGGTGACCATGCCCACCGGTGACTACGATAAAGACCGCATCATCAACATCGGCTCCAACCGCTGGGTGTTCAAGCCCGAACTGGGCTTCGGCACCCCGATTGGCCCGACCTGGCTGGAAATCAACACCTACGTGTCGCTGTTCGGCGACAACAAGGATTACCACGGCGATAGCAAGCTGGAACAAAAGCCGCTGTATGCCATCGAGGGTCACTACAGCTACACCATCAACCGCGCACTCTGGGTCTCGCTGGACGCCACCTACAACCGCGGCGGCGAAAGCAAGATTGATGGCGATTGGCAAGACAACAAACAGGAAAACGGCCTGCTGGGCGCCAGCCTGGGTTTTATGTTGTCACCCCAGTTTGGCGGCCTGATCGCCTATAACGACACGGTCTCCGAACGCACCGGTTCACCCGATGTGAACACCTGGACCTTCCGCCTGCAGTACGTCTGGTGA